From Caulobacter segnis, a single genomic window includes:
- a CDS encoding TonB-dependent receptor plug domain-containing protein, translated as MLIHRRHLLASTIIAGLAVGAALPAMAQTAAPLQTTQDAAKASDNAEVEAVVVTGSRIKRSAFNSPDPIQVISAEQGQLRGIATATGLLQSSTIASGSPQVTSAISSALVTDGGPGSETVSLRGLGPNRTLVLLNGRRAGPAGTRGGVSAFDLNVLPLAVIDHVDILKDGASSIYGSDAVAGVVNIITKRDTDGIDAEMFYSQPQKHGGEQYSASASFAKTFDRGFFSLSYEYFKKAEQSNGQRSYTDCGRSYITDSSGKRKDTIDPRTGQVQCRDRLYDQIWLYDFNFSGLAGKLQYDYTGKIGGLIPRVPAGGGYPGAPAGFYVVGYSDDPQAADIGVLDYNSPFNLAASLTPRTERNTIFAQGAFDITSSVEAYGEILLNRRATKTNGYRQFWSYQYTGDYDPFSAGFTGDYILSPTPVTNRSRAGQRVDYQRYVGGLRGDFGGIDFLKGWDWDIFTQYSHSKGLYSQDVILQDAVDSADGRRDGNPADPSTWARGLGARGNSIIRPTASCAGYVTPISKRQCVDVSWVSPDFLAGKYTPAEEAFLFDTETGKTIYKQLVFEGSVSGNLFKLPAGDVGVALGFHYRKDSINDTPGAITLAGNSWGLSAAGVTKGDDLAREVYGELSVPLLKDMFLAERLDLSLSGRHTKVNSYGEDDTYKIGLNWQIIPSLRLRATRGTSFRAPALFELYKNAQTDFVSQRLVDPCIRWGQNLAQGNITQRVADNCRADGIPDAYTGQGAQATTTSSGGKGNLEAETSLAKTYGVIWTPKFADLQVAVDYFDINVKNEVTQLGSDVIVKECYKSLNFPTDKLCSLFKRDPGSHLVTDITDNYINIAEQINRGIDLTVRYGVQLPWDIRMTTELQSTWQLKDTEAKFADTVKDLNGLVGDPDWTGQLNLSFQKGDWTGFWGIDMVGKASDAETEADTNAAGTLFYKIHTEFTAYHNVSLRRQFEGWSITGGVSNLFDEHPPAVSYLQGQYSTVGGSVLSSQYDYLGRRAFLNIKAHF; from the coding sequence ATGCTCATCCACCGTAGACATCTTCTAGCCTCGACGATCATCGCGGGGCTGGCGGTCGGCGCGGCTCTGCCGGCCATGGCTCAGACCGCCGCGCCACTGCAGACCACCCAAGACGCCGCCAAGGCCTCGGACAACGCCGAGGTCGAGGCCGTCGTGGTCACCGGCTCGCGCATCAAGCGCTCGGCCTTCAACAGTCCCGATCCGATCCAGGTCATTTCCGCCGAACAAGGCCAGCTGCGCGGCATCGCCACCGCCACCGGCCTGCTGCAGTCGTCGACGATCGCCTCGGGCTCGCCGCAGGTGACTTCGGCCATCTCCAGCGCCCTGGTGACCGACGGGGGCCCCGGCTCGGAGACGGTCTCGCTGCGAGGCTTGGGCCCCAACCGCACCCTGGTGCTGCTGAACGGCCGGCGCGCCGGCCCGGCGGGCACCCGTGGCGGCGTTTCGGCCTTCGACCTGAACGTGCTGCCGCTGGCGGTCATCGACCACGTCGACATCCTGAAGGATGGCGCCTCGTCGATCTACGGCTCGGACGCCGTGGCGGGCGTGGTGAACATCATCACCAAGCGCGACACCGACGGCATCGACGCCGAGATGTTCTACAGCCAGCCGCAGAAGCACGGCGGCGAGCAGTACTCGGCCAGCGCCAGCTTCGCCAAGACCTTCGATCGTGGCTTCTTCAGCCTCTCGTATGAGTACTTCAAGAAGGCGGAGCAATCGAACGGGCAGCGCAGCTATACAGACTGCGGCCGCTCGTACATCACCGACTCGAGCGGCAAGCGGAAGGACACGATCGACCCGCGAACCGGCCAGGTCCAATGCCGCGACCGACTGTACGATCAGATCTGGCTTTACGACTTCAACTTCTCGGGCCTGGCTGGGAAGCTGCAGTATGACTACACCGGCAAGATCGGCGGCTTGATCCCGCGGGTTCCGGCGGGCGGCGGCTATCCCGGCGCGCCGGCGGGCTTCTACGTCGTTGGCTACAGCGATGATCCGCAAGCCGCCGACATCGGCGTGCTGGACTACAACAGCCCGTTCAATCTGGCCGCGTCGCTGACGCCGCGCACCGAGCGCAACACGATCTTCGCCCAAGGGGCCTTCGACATCACCAGCAGCGTCGAGGCCTATGGCGAAATCCTGCTCAACAGGCGCGCCACCAAGACCAACGGCTACCGCCAGTTCTGGAGCTATCAGTACACCGGCGACTACGATCCGTTCTCGGCCGGTTTCACCGGTGACTACATTCTGTCGCCGACGCCGGTCACCAACCGGTCCCGGGCCGGCCAGCGCGTCGACTACCAGCGCTATGTCGGCGGCCTGCGCGGCGACTTCGGCGGTATCGATTTCCTGAAAGGCTGGGACTGGGACATCTTCACCCAGTACAGCCACAGCAAGGGCCTGTATTCGCAGGACGTGATCCTGCAGGACGCGGTCGACAGCGCCGACGGTCGTCGTGACGGGAATCCCGCCGATCCCAGCACCTGGGCGAGAGGCCTGGGCGCGCGCGGCAATTCCATCATCCGCCCGACCGCCTCTTGCGCCGGCTATGTCACGCCGATCAGCAAGCGGCAGTGCGTCGACGTCTCCTGGGTTTCGCCGGACTTCCTGGCCGGCAAGTACACGCCAGCGGAAGAGGCGTTCCTGTTCGACACCGAGACCGGCAAGACGATCTACAAGCAGCTGGTGTTCGAAGGTTCGGTCTCGGGCAATCTGTTCAAGCTCCCAGCCGGCGATGTCGGCGTCGCCCTGGGCTTCCACTACCGCAAGGACTCCATCAACGACACGCCGGGCGCGATCACCCTGGCCGGCAACTCCTGGGGCCTCTCGGCCGCTGGCGTCACTAAGGGCGACGACCTGGCGCGCGAAGTCTATGGCGAGCTGAGCGTTCCGCTGCTGAAGGACATGTTCCTGGCCGAGCGCCTGGACCTGTCGCTGTCGGGCCGTCACACTAAGGTCAATTCGTACGGCGAGGACGACACCTACAAGATCGGCCTGAACTGGCAGATCATCCCGTCCCTGCGCTTGCGAGCGACCCGCGGCACCTCGTTCCGCGCCCCGGCGCTGTTCGAGTTGTACAAGAACGCCCAGACCGACTTCGTCAGCCAACGGCTGGTCGACCCCTGCATCCGCTGGGGCCAGAACCTGGCGCAGGGCAACATCACCCAGCGCGTGGCCGACAACTGCCGCGCCGACGGCATCCCGGACGCCTATACCGGCCAGGGCGCCCAGGCGACCACCACCTCGTCCGGCGGCAAGGGGAACCTCGAGGCCGAAACCTCGCTGGCCAAGACCTACGGCGTCATCTGGACGCCGAAGTTCGCCGACCTGCAGGTCGCCGTCGACTACTTCGACATCAACGTGAAGAACGAGGTCACGCAGCTGGGCTCCGACGTCATCGTCAAGGAGTGCTACAAGTCGCTGAACTTCCCGACCGACAAGCTCTGCAGCCTGTTCAAGCGGGATCCGGGATCGCACTTGGTCACCGACATCACCGACAACTACATCAACATCGCCGAGCAGATTAACCGCGGCATCGACCTCACCGTTCGCTACGGGGTCCAGCTGCCGTGGGACATCCGCATGACGACCGAGCTGCAGTCCACCTGGCAGCTGAAGGACACCGAGGCCAAGTTCGCCGACACCGTAAAGGACCTCAACGGCTTGGTTGGCGATCCCGACTGGACCGGCCAGCTGAACCTGAGCTTCCAGAAGGGCGATTGGACCGGCTTCTGGGGTATCGACATGGTCGGCAAGGCTTCCGACGCCGAGACGGAAGCCGACACCAACGCGGCGGGGACCCTGTTCTACAAGATCCACACCGAATTCACCGCCTATCACAATGTCTCGCTGCGGCGGCAGTTCGAGGGCTGGTCGATCACCGGCGGCGTTTCGAACCTGTTCGACGAGCATCCCCCCGCGGTCAGCTATCTGCAGGGCCAATACAGCACGGTCGGCGGCTCGGTGCTGTCGTCGCAATACGACTATCTGGGCCGTCGCGCCTTCCTGAACATCAAGGCGCACTTCTAA
- the phaH gene encoding phasin PhaH, producing the protein MVSIFTFLPEFQADKVEPEIAPRVAIGAASPLWLMFGGAAAAGATYWWWANRWREAVNLESLMALAPEPVAPPVESVAVLEAAPEPVVEAEPVIEAVALVAETTEAVLDATQDVVEAAAEPLVETVIAANEDIVEAVVAPAVEAEPVVTQAFEAVADAPVEVAEAAAPVIEAAAETAQAVGDDLTRLVGVGPKLAASLAELGVTTFSQIAAWTPDELASFDQLLSLKGRAERDAWIAQAKRLVATPAEA; encoded by the coding sequence ATGGTTTCGATCTTCACCTTTCTTCCCGAGTTCCAGGCCGACAAGGTCGAGCCCGAGATCGCGCCCCGCGTGGCGATCGGCGCGGCCTCGCCGCTGTGGCTGATGTTCGGCGGCGCGGCCGCCGCTGGCGCCACCTACTGGTGGTGGGCCAACCGCTGGCGCGAGGCGGTGAACCTTGAGTCGCTGATGGCCCTGGCGCCCGAGCCGGTGGCGCCGCCGGTCGAAAGCGTCGCTGTCCTTGAAGCCGCGCCCGAGCCGGTCGTCGAGGCCGAGCCGGTCATCGAAGCCGTCGCCCTGGTCGCCGAGACCACCGAGGCGGTGCTGGACGCGACCCAGGACGTCGTGGAGGCCGCCGCCGAACCACTGGTCGAGACGGTGATCGCCGCTAACGAGGATATCGTCGAGGCGGTCGTCGCTCCCGCCGTCGAGGCCGAGCCCGTCGTCACGCAGGCTTTCGAAGCTGTCGCCGACGCGCCGGTCGAAGTGGCGGAGGCCGCGGCTCCGGTGATCGAGGCCGCCGCCGAGACCGCCCAGGCCGTCGGCGACGATCTGACCCGTCTGGTCGGGGTTGGTCCCAAGCTGGCCGCCTCCCTGGCCGAGCTGGGCGTGACCACCTTCAGCCAGATCGCCGCCTGGACGCCGGATGAGCTGGCCTCGTTCGACCAATTGCTGAGCCTGAAGGGGCGCGCCGAGCGCGACGCCTGGATCGCTCAGGCCAAGCGGCTGGTTGCTACACCCGCCGAAGCCTAA
- the chrA gene encoding chromate efflux transporter, with the protein MKLKAAPSLAQALPVWLKIGVLGFGGPAGQIALLHREVVERRDWIDDDEFARALSFCMLLPGPEAQQLATWLGWRLHGIRGGVAAGLLFVLPGLAVMLGLSALYVAHGRSDWAGLVLLGLKAAVVALVLQALLKIGRRAIKDRLAAFVCGVAFALLAFTTAPFPLVILAAGGLGWITAKGGGEPVSPAAPPKGEKKIALACLALWLAPVALAWIVAPGSTLAWMGLSFGGLAAISFGGAYAALAYIGQAASAFGWLSATQMLDGLGLAETTPGPLILVFVFVGFVGAFQTAAPEWAWVLGLLGGLMAAWVTFAPSFLWIFAGGPLFERWGRRPRPSRALALISAASVGVIGQLALWFAIHLLFRSGQTMEVAGVLRVMLPDLASLDYAALGLTVLALMLTFATRLPMLATIAVLVGASVLLKAMGLS; encoded by the coding sequence TTGAAGCTCAAGGCCGCCCCCAGCCTCGCGCAGGCCCTGCCGGTCTGGCTGAAGATCGGCGTGCTGGGCTTCGGCGGTCCGGCCGGACAGATCGCCCTGTTGCACCGCGAGGTGGTCGAGCGACGCGACTGGATCGACGACGACGAATTCGCCCGCGCCTTGAGCTTCTGCATGCTGCTGCCCGGGCCCGAGGCCCAGCAACTGGCGACGTGGCTAGGCTGGCGGCTGCACGGGATCCGGGGCGGCGTCGCGGCCGGCCTGCTGTTCGTGCTGCCGGGCTTGGCGGTGATGTTGGGCCTCTCCGCTCTCTATGTCGCCCACGGTCGATCCGACTGGGCGGGGCTGGTGCTGCTGGGGCTGAAGGCCGCGGTGGTGGCCCTGGTGCTGCAGGCCCTGCTGAAGATCGGCCGACGAGCGATCAAGGACCGGCTGGCCGCCTTCGTGTGCGGCGTGGCTTTCGCCCTGCTGGCCTTCACCACCGCGCCGTTCCCGCTCGTGATCCTCGCCGCTGGAGGGCTGGGCTGGATCACGGCGAAGGGCGGCGGCGAACCGGTCTCGCCCGCCGCGCCGCCGAAAGGGGAGAAGAAGATCGCCCTGGCCTGCCTGGCCTTGTGGCTGGCGCCGGTCGCCCTGGCCTGGATCGTCGCGCCGGGCTCGACCCTGGCCTGGATGGGGCTGTCGTTCGGCGGCCTGGCCGCGATCAGCTTCGGCGGCGCCTATGCGGCCCTGGCCTATATCGGCCAGGCGGCCTCGGCGTTCGGCTGGCTGTCGGCGACCCAGATGCTGGATGGTTTGGGCCTGGCCGAGACCACGCCGGGGCCGCTGATCCTGGTCTTCGTCTTCGTGGGCTTCGTCGGCGCCTTCCAGACCGCCGCGCCGGAATGGGCCTGGGTCCTGGGCCTGCTGGGAGGGCTGATGGCGGCGTGGGTGACCTTCGCCCCGTCGTTTCTCTGGATCTTCGCCGGCGGGCCGTTGTTCGAGCGCTGGGGACGACGCCCACGCCCGTCGCGCGCGCTGGCCCTGATCTCGGCCGCTTCGGTCGGGGTGATCGGCCAACTGGCCCTGTGGTTCGCCATCCATCTCCTGTTCCGTAGCGGCCAGACCATGGAGGTCGCCGGCGTTCTTCGGGTGATGCTGCCGGACCTGGCCAGCCTGGACTACGCGGCCCTGGGCCTGACCGTGCTGGCGCTGATGCTGACCTTCGCCACGCGCCTGCCGATGCTGGCGACGATCGCCGTGTTGGTGGGCGCGAGCGTTCTGCTGAAGGCGATGGGATTGAGTTGA
- the rlmJ gene encoding 23S rRNA (adenine(2030)-N(6))-methyltransferase RlmJ: MNYRHAFHAGNFADLHKHAILLAMLSALQGQSEAVSVIDTHAGAGGYDLSGDMARRSGEAQAGIFRLKSAADAPPVFAPLLKAVADMNGGKAGDLYPGSPLLMARALRKTDRYAGCELRPDDAQLLRKTLAPYANAQALQADGFATAVQQAGRGARAFVVIDPPFERPDDYQRIAETTKAVLARAKTAALAVWLPIKDLETFDAFLRTMETVTNDLLVAELRLRPLTDPMKMNGCAMVMIGAPAAVDGAAAEAGDWIAARLGEAGGRSRVWRT, translated from the coding sequence ATGAACTACCGTCACGCCTTTCACGCCGGCAACTTCGCCGACCTGCATAAGCACGCGATCCTGCTGGCCATGCTGTCGGCCCTGCAGGGCCAGAGCGAGGCCGTATCGGTGATCGACACCCACGCGGGGGCGGGCGGCTACGATCTTTCCGGCGACATGGCCCGCCGCTCGGGCGAAGCCCAGGCGGGGATCTTCCGGCTAAAGTCGGCGGCCGACGCGCCGCCGGTGTTCGCGCCGCTGCTGAAGGCGGTGGCCGACATGAACGGCGGAAAAGCGGGGGATCTCTATCCCGGTTCGCCGCTGCTGATGGCGCGGGCCTTGCGCAAGACCGACCGTTATGCCGGTTGCGAGCTGCGGCCCGACGACGCCCAACTGCTACGCAAGACCCTGGCGCCCTACGCCAACGCCCAGGCGCTGCAGGCCGATGGCTTCGCGACCGCCGTCCAGCAGGCGGGCAGGGGCGCTCGCGCCTTCGTGGTCATCGATCCGCCGTTCGAGCGGCCTGACGACTACCAACGAATCGCGGAAACGACGAAGGCGGTCCTGGCGCGCGCCAAGACCGCCGCCCTGGCTGTCTGGCTGCCGATCAAGGATCTAGAGACCTTCGACGCCTTCCTGCGGACGATGGAAACTGTCACCAACGACCTGCTAGTCGCCGAGCTTCGTCTCCGTCCCCTGACGGATCCCATGAAGATGAACGGCTGCGCGATGGTGATGATCGGAGCGCCGGCCGCCGTCGACGGCGCGGCCGCGGAGGCCGGCGACTGGATCGCCGCGCGCCTGGGCGAGGCCGGCGGCCGCTCTCGCGTCTGGCGGACGTGA
- a CDS encoding helix-turn-helix transcriptional regulator: protein MRHEKATRLLDLARMLAGSAEGLTLDEMARNLDVGRRTAERMRDAVWAAFPQMEAIDDPPTKRFRIPSGLDGVFQTPTAEELAALRTAADSYRASGAEARAASLYALEGKLLSALRGAARRRVAPDVEALVQAETIAVHAGPRPFEDQALLTAIRTAIKGLSALSFRYEGGSTPGRTREVTPLGVLFGRSNYLVALEGRGGKPRSWRLDRMSDLKVLEKPAPPPEDFSLQAFADESFGIYHDEIQDVVLRIKPSRAEDALRWRFHATQKVAQEADGSVTVTFRAGGMRELSWHLFTWGGDIEIVAPQVLKDMMVQELREAGRAHGAW, encoded by the coding sequence ATGAGACACGAGAAAGCTACGCGCCTGCTGGATCTCGCCCGCATGCTGGCCGGATCCGCCGAGGGGCTGACCCTGGACGAGATGGCCCGCAATCTGGACGTCGGCCGCCGCACCGCCGAGCGGATGCGCGACGCCGTGTGGGCGGCCTTCCCGCAGATGGAGGCGATCGACGATCCGCCGACCAAGCGCTTCCGCATCCCGTCGGGGCTGGACGGAGTCTTCCAGACACCGACCGCCGAGGAACTGGCGGCGCTGCGCACGGCGGCGGATTCCTATCGGGCGTCAGGCGCCGAGGCGCGCGCCGCCTCGCTCTACGCTCTGGAGGGCAAATTGCTGTCGGCCTTGCGAGGCGCGGCCCGCCGGCGCGTGGCCCCCGACGTCGAGGCCCTGGTCCAGGCCGAGACTATCGCCGTCCACGCCGGCCCGCGTCCGTTCGAGGATCAGGCGCTGTTGACCGCCATCCGCACGGCCATCAAGGGGCTGTCGGCCTTGTCGTTCCGGTACGAGGGCGGCAGCACGCCGGGCCGAACGCGCGAGGTCACGCCGCTGGGCGTCCTCTTCGGCCGTAGCAACTACCTCGTGGCGCTGGAGGGCAGGGGCGGCAAGCCGCGGTCGTGGCGCCTGGACCGAATGAGCGATCTGAAGGTGCTCGAAAAGCCAGCGCCGCCTCCCGAGGATTTCTCGCTGCAGGCCTTCGCCGACGAGAGCTTCGGCATCTATCACGACGAGATCCAGGACGTGGTCCTCCGGATCAAGCCCAGTCGCGCCGAGGACGCCCTGCGCTGGCGTTTCCACGCAACGCAGAAGGTGGCCCAGGAAGCGGACGGTTCGGTGACGGTCACCTTCCGCGCCGGCGGCATGCGCGAGCTGTCCTGGCACCTCTTCACCTGGGGCGGTGATATCGAGATCGTCGCGCCCCAGGTTCTGAAGGACATGATGGTCCAGGAACTGCGCGAGGCTGGCCGCGCCCATGGAGCGTGGTAG
- a CDS encoding TonB-dependent receptor plug domain-containing protein: MLSITFGYSAQAFAAAPDAPADQTEVDVVIVTGTRQTGLRVIDSPAPVQVVDTSTLERTGAVDLRLGLANLVPSFNAQAFGGDTANLTLSARLRGLSPNQALVLVNGKRRHTTGNLAVLSGVYQGAAAADLGFIPMAGIGRIEVLTDGAAAQYGTDAIAGVVNIILKKNPSGGSISATGGEYFDGGGKTAGGSVNIGMAPTETSYLNITVESKYHGFSNRGLPDQRVFNPASPSYSAANNAVESLIPGYPNLNLISGDAEYRLNNLAFNAGVELPADFEVYSFGTLGHKDASAYENYRRYNRIQGKMGAADRPFPLGFSPRERIIEDDYALTLGVSGKIAGWDMDLSSTYGKDDIEVRVEDSANASLYTDTSTTTTKGFTPTSFHAGSWRTTQWTNNLDLRRGFDVGFSAPLDVAVGYEQRRDTYRIGQGDAASTYKEGSQSYPGFQKTDAGGHSRTSWALYGDVAATPVEAWKIDAAVRYEKFSDFGDTTVAKLTSRYDFSEMFAIRGTVSTGFRAPTLAESFYSATNVSPTSAFVQLAPNSPAARLLGIDALKPEKSKNYSLGIVAHPIEKMTATIDVYQINLKDRIFGSSSVYGLRNGVVVNSNVNAAIAANGNVLDSTVASTGINIFSNGLDTRTRGLDFVVSYPTDLGDYGRIDWTLSGNVNKTKITKVKAAPTALATTSTAFPSGQVLFAGNAASLLEKAAPKYKVGLNGLYTFGKLSLSLTETFYGKASALSDPGTGPLLNTVASAAAITDVELSYKFPKGVTAAIGANNAFNKYPDKFTSAFQTACIASGGGCVTQYPSFSPYGINGGYYYGRLSYAF; this comes from the coding sequence GTGCTATCCATTACTTTTGGTTACTCTGCACAAGCCTTCGCCGCAGCGCCCGATGCGCCGGCCGATCAAACCGAGGTTGACGTCGTCATCGTCACCGGCACGCGCCAGACGGGCCTGCGTGTCATCGACAGCCCCGCCCCCGTCCAAGTGGTCGACACCAGCACGCTGGAACGCACCGGCGCGGTCGATCTGCGCCTGGGTCTCGCCAACCTGGTGCCGTCGTTCAACGCCCAGGCCTTCGGCGGCGACACCGCCAACCTGACCCTGTCGGCGCGCCTGCGCGGCCTGTCGCCCAACCAGGCCCTGGTGCTGGTCAACGGCAAGCGCCGCCACACCACCGGCAACCTGGCCGTTCTGTCGGGCGTCTATCAAGGCGCCGCCGCAGCCGACCTCGGCTTCATCCCGATGGCCGGCATCGGCCGCATCGAGGTGCTGACCGACGGCGCCGCGGCCCAGTACGGCACCGACGCCATCGCCGGCGTCGTCAACATCATCCTGAAGAAGAACCCTTCGGGCGGCTCGATCTCGGCCACGGGCGGCGAATATTTCGACGGCGGCGGCAAGACGGCCGGCGGCTCGGTCAACATCGGCATGGCGCCGACCGAGACCAGCTATCTGAACATCACCGTCGAGAGCAAATACCACGGCTTCAGCAACCGCGGCCTGCCCGACCAGCGGGTCTTCAACCCCGCCAGCCCCAGCTATTCGGCGGCCAACAACGCCGTCGAGAGCCTGATCCCAGGCTATCCGAACCTGAACCTGATCTCGGGCGACGCCGAGTACCGCCTGAACAACCTGGCCTTCAACGCCGGCGTCGAGCTGCCGGCCGACTTCGAGGTCTATTCGTTCGGCACCCTGGGCCACAAGGACGCCTCGGCCTACGAGAACTACCGCCGCTACAACCGCATCCAGGGCAAGATGGGCGCGGCTGACCGGCCCTTCCCGCTGGGCTTCTCGCCCCGCGAGCGCATCATCGAGGACGACTACGCCCTGACCCTCGGCGTCTCGGGCAAGATCGCCGGCTGGGACATGGACCTGTCGTCGACCTACGGCAAGGACGACATCGAGGTCCGCGTCGAGGACTCGGCCAACGCCAGCCTCTACACCGACACCTCGACCACCACGACCAAGGGCTTCACCCCGACCTCGTTCCACGCCGGCAGCTGGCGCACGACCCAGTGGACCAACAACCTGGATCTGCGTCGCGGCTTCGATGTCGGCTTCTCGGCCCCGCTGGATGTCGCCGTCGGCTACGAGCAGCGCCGCGACACCTACCGCATCGGCCAAGGCGACGCGGCCTCGACCTACAAGGAAGGCTCGCAGTCGTATCCGGGCTTCCAGAAGACCGACGCCGGCGGCCACTCGCGCACCAGCTGGGCCCTGTACGGCGACGTCGCCGCCACCCCGGTCGAGGCCTGGAAGATCGACGCGGCCGTCCGCTACGAGAAGTTCAGCGACTTCGGCGACACCACCGTCGCCAAGCTGACCAGCCGCTATGACTTCAGCGAGATGTTCGCTATTCGCGGCACGGTCTCGACGGGCTTCCGCGCTCCGACCCTGGCGGAGTCGTTCTACTCGGCCACCAACGTCTCGCCGACCAGCGCCTTCGTGCAACTGGCGCCGAACTCGCCGGCGGCCCGCCTTCTGGGCATCGACGCGCTGAAGCCCGAGAAGTCGAAGAACTACAGCCTGGGCATCGTGGCCCACCCGATCGAGAAGATGACGGCGACGATCGACGTCTACCAGATCAACCTGAAGGACCGGATCTTCGGTTCCAGCTCGGTCTACGGCCTGCGCAACGGCGTCGTCGTCAACAGCAACGTCAACGCCGCGATCGCCGCCAACGGCAACGTGCTGGACAGCACCGTGGCCAGCACCGGCATCAACATCTTCTCGAACGGCCTGGACACTCGCACGCGGGGCCTGGACTTCGTGGTCTCGTACCCGACGGACCTGGGCGACTACGGCCGCATCGACTGGACGTTGAGCGGCAACGTCAACAAGACCAAGATCACCAAGGTGAAGGCGGCCCCGACGGCCCTGGCCACGACCAGCACGGCCTTCCCGAGCGGTCAGGTCCTGTTCGCCGGCAACGCCGCCTCGCTGCTGGAGAAGGCCGCGCCGAAGTACAAGGTCGGCCTCAACGGCCTCTACACCTTCGGCAAGCTGTCGCTGAGCCTGACCGAGACCTTCTACGGCAAGGCCTCGGCCCTGTCGGATCCCGGCACCGGCCCGCTGCTGAACACCGTGGCCAGCGCCGCGGCGATCACCGACGTCGAGCTCTCGTACAAGTTCCCGAAGGGCGTCACCGCCGCGATCGGGGCCAACAATGCGTTCAACAAGTATCCGGACAAGTTCACGTCCGCCTTCCAGACCGCCTGTATCGCTTCCGGCGGCGGCTGCGTGACCCAGTACCCCTCGTTCTCGCCCTACGGCATCAACGGCGGCTACTACTACGGCCGACTGAGCTACGCCTTCTAA
- a CDS encoding ankyrin repeat domain-containing protein: MPKAKKKLLPKDFDALLRTGDLGTLKAVFDACELDARGGYGKQSALAFRDCPDELARWLVAQGADLEARDTYGRTPLHAHAGNWQGRIDTLLDLGADIQATDKDADTPLHKAAKSANPEAVKALLARGAKVGALNTAGLTPLAAGLQYCSNAQIETMAEVSELLLAADPPRKSGLGDLVKRAFAGGRPAPGPVTPQMRAFVQRIGENFEFHRAGFNPDSVEATSAGLDRLYVLFDAPPVPRRVMHDGRAPIVAKAARWQDQQQELWAMLVPSRGPAATVQGEVIRIAGRVADEVDRNGAANWDADYGKMTRAFLAHLGSGAPLPDSERERAARVVAEVRERDGAGGELCELAVSWVKLNPTPMPLGPPGYER, from the coding sequence ATGCCGAAGGCCAAGAAGAAGCTTCTCCCCAAGGATTTCGACGCGCTTCTGAGAACCGGTGACCTCGGCACCCTCAAGGCGGTGTTCGACGCCTGCGAACTCGATGCGCGCGGCGGCTACGGCAAGCAGTCGGCGCTGGCGTTTCGCGACTGTCCCGACGAGTTGGCCCGCTGGCTTGTGGCTCAGGGTGCAGATCTCGAGGCCCGCGACACCTACGGCCGCACGCCACTGCATGCCCACGCCGGCAACTGGCAGGGCCGAATCGACACCCTGCTCGACCTTGGCGCCGACATCCAAGCGACCGACAAGGACGCCGACACCCCGCTGCACAAGGCGGCCAAGTCCGCCAATCCCGAGGCGGTGAAGGCCCTGCTAGCTCGCGGCGCCAAGGTCGGCGCGCTCAACACCGCGGGCCTGACACCCCTCGCGGCGGGTCTGCAGTACTGCAGCAACGCCCAGATCGAAACCATGGCGGAAGTATCGGAGCTGCTTCTGGCGGCGGATCCCCCGCGCAAGTCGGGCCTCGGCGACCTGGTCAAGCGCGCCTTCGCCGGCGGGCGGCCCGCCCCCGGACCGGTCACGCCGCAGATGCGGGCGTTCGTGCAGCGTATAGGCGAGAACTTCGAGTTCCATCGCGCAGGGTTCAACCCCGACTCTGTAGAGGCGACCAGCGCCGGGCTGGACCGCCTCTACGTCCTGTTCGACGCTCCACCGGTCCCGCGCCGCGTGATGCACGACGGCCGCGCCCCGATCGTCGCCAAGGCGGCGCGCTGGCAGGACCAACAGCAGGAGCTGTGGGCCATGCTCGTGCCCTCTCGAGGCCCCGCCGCCACCGTGCAGGGTGAGGTCATCCGCATCGCCGGCCGTGTCGCCGACGAGGTCGACCGCAACGGCGCGGCCAATTGGGACGCGGACTACGGCAAGATGACCCGCGCCTTCCTGGCCCATCTCGGCTCGGGCGCGCCCCTGCCTGACAGTGAGCGCGAGAGGGCGGCGCGTGTCGTCGCCGAGGTGCGCGAGCGCGACGGCGCGGGCGGCGAGCTCTGCGAACTGGCCGTGAGCTGGGTCAAGCTGAACCCCACCCCGATGCCTCTAGGCCCGCCGGGGTATGAACGATGA